From Actinomyces sp. oral taxon 171 str. F0337, one genomic window encodes:
- the rpe gene encoding ribulose-phosphate 3-epimerase: MTAIHPSILNCDIAHLADELDRVTGGAGTPGADGIHVDVMDNHFVPNLSWGLPVVEAVLAHSSLPVDAHLMIRDADRWAPTYAEAGCQIVTPHAEATTAPVRLARELHRLGAGAGIALRPATPLEAVADVLGDFDLLLIMTVEPGFGGQSFIESMLPKIHRARELVGTRGLDLRVQVDGGITSQTIERAAEAGADVFVAGSAVYRADDALAAISELREAASSHRHDAHGGH, encoded by the coding sequence ATGACGGCCATCCACCCCTCGATCCTCAACTGCGACATCGCCCATCTGGCCGACGAGCTCGACCGGGTCACGGGAGGTGCTGGCACCCCGGGCGCCGACGGGATCCACGTCGACGTCATGGACAACCACTTCGTGCCGAACCTGTCCTGGGGGCTGCCGGTGGTCGAGGCGGTGCTCGCCCACTCCTCGCTGCCCGTGGACGCCCACCTCATGATCCGCGACGCCGACCGCTGGGCGCCGACCTACGCCGAGGCCGGCTGCCAGATCGTCACCCCCCACGCCGAGGCCACGACAGCGCCGGTGCGTCTGGCGCGTGAGCTCCACCGACTCGGCGCCGGCGCGGGCATCGCACTGAGGCCCGCCACACCTCTGGAGGCCGTCGCCGACGTACTGGGGGACTTCGACCTTCTCCTGATCATGACCGTGGAGCCGGGCTTCGGAGGCCAGTCCTTCATCGAGTCGATGCTGCCCAAGATCCACCGCGCTCGCGAGCTGGTCGGCACCAGAGGACTCGACCTGCGAGTGCAGGTCGACGGCGGCATCACCTCACAGACGATCGAGCGCGCCGCCGAGGCCGGCGCCGATGTCTTCGTTGCCGGGTCCGCGGTCTACCGGGCCGACGACGCCTTGGCCGCCATCTCAGAGCTGCGTGAGGCGGCCTCCTCGCACCGCCATGACGCTCACGGCGGCCACTGA
- a CDS encoding RsmB/NOP family class I SAM-dependent RNA methyltransferase, whose amino-acid sequence MALEVLTRVRRDDAFANLLLPELLETADLDRRDAGFATALTYGTLRLQGRYDAMIAACTDRPLERIDPAVLDILRLGAHQLMGMRVAQHAAVSTTVDLATTSCGRGAATFVNAVMRRLSGQDLDSWMAALQQNAPDETSALARTQSHPEWIVKALRQALVTHGRSSDELEALLIADNTDPEVALCARPGLIAPEALAKVARKADRAHDVEPRPGRISPLAVVMVGGDPGRIEAIRDSRAGVEDEGSQLVALIAAHAPLEGRDERWLDLCAGPGGKAALLAARAAQKGAQLLANEVSPHRADLVRSALRAIAPDVVRVRCGDGRDLGRDESGTYDRVLVDAPCTGLGSLRRRPEARWRRAPGDVTVLAELQRELLASALRAVRRGGVVTYVTCSPHALETTFVVRDVTRLLEREGLRTEPLHAGDVATRLAPQPPAGSDRETLQLWPHLDGTDAMFCALLRRTS is encoded by the coding sequence GTGGCCCTGGAGGTGCTCACCCGCGTTCGCCGCGATGACGCCTTCGCCAACCTCCTGCTGCCCGAGCTGTTGGAGACCGCCGACCTGGATCGGCGCGACGCCGGCTTCGCCACCGCCCTGACCTACGGGACCCTGCGGCTCCAGGGGCGCTACGACGCGATGATCGCCGCCTGCACGGACCGCCCTCTGGAGCGCATCGACCCGGCCGTGCTCGACATCCTGCGCCTGGGAGCCCACCAGCTCATGGGTATGAGAGTGGCCCAGCACGCCGCCGTCAGCACCACCGTGGACCTGGCCACCACCTCCTGCGGGCGCGGCGCGGCCACCTTCGTCAACGCAGTCATGCGTCGGCTCAGCGGGCAGGACCTGGACTCCTGGATGGCTGCCCTGCAGCAGAACGCACCTGATGAGACGTCCGCCCTGGCCCGCACCCAGTCACACCCGGAGTGGATCGTCAAGGCACTGCGCCAGGCCCTGGTCACCCACGGCCGCAGCAGCGATGAGCTGGAGGCGCTCCTGATCGCGGACAACACCGACCCCGAAGTGGCCCTGTGCGCCAGGCCGGGCCTCATCGCCCCGGAAGCGCTGGCCAAGGTTGCTCGCAAGGCGGACCGGGCACACGACGTTGAGCCGCGTCCCGGCAGGATCAGTCCCCTCGCCGTCGTCATGGTCGGAGGAGACCCTGGCAGGATCGAGGCGATCCGCGACTCCCGGGCAGGGGTTGAGGATGAGGGGAGCCAGCTGGTGGCGCTCATTGCGGCACATGCTCCCCTCGAGGGGCGCGACGAGCGCTGGCTCGACCTGTGCGCCGGGCCCGGTGGCAAGGCCGCCCTGCTCGCCGCGCGGGCCGCTCAGAAGGGCGCTCAGCTGCTGGCCAATGAGGTCAGCCCCCACCGGGCCGACCTGGTGCGCTCCGCCCTGCGCGCCATCGCGCCGGACGTGGTCCGGGTGCGATGCGGCGACGGACGCGACCTCGGCCGTGATGAGTCCGGCACCTACGATCGTGTCCTGGTCGACGCCCCCTGTACGGGCCTCGGGTCACTGCGTCGTCGCCCGGAGGCCCGTTGGCGCCGTGCGCCGGGCGACGTCACCGTCCTGGCCGAGCTTCAGCGGGAGCTGCTGGCCAGCGCCCTGCGCGCCGTGCGGCGCGGGGGAGTGGTGACCTATGTGACCTGCTCACCGCACGCTCTGGAGACGACCTTCGTGGTGCGGGACGTGACGCGACTTCTGGAGCGGGAGGGCCTGCGCACTGAGCCCCTGCACGCCGGGGACGTCGCCACCCGCCTGGCCCCGCAGCCGCCGGCCGGATCCGACCGGGAGACGCTTCAGCTCTGGCCCCACCTCGACGGCACCGACGCCATGTTCTGCGCCTTGCTGCGCCGCACCAGCTGA